From a region of the Actinopolymorpha singaporensis genome:
- a CDS encoding HAD family hydrolase, with translation MLGLPDTITACLFDLDGVLTTTAELHMEAWKKAFDEFLRARDGEGFTPFTEHDYAEYVDGRPRADGVREFLRSRDITLPEGTPDDAPTELTVNGVGNRKNEFLGQVIAERGVQPFPGSVRYLRAVRDAGLAVAVVTSSRNGETVLEAAGLTDYYQALVDGNVIAERGLNGKPAPDSFLAGAQALGARPGQAAVFEDALAGVQAGRAGGFGHVVGVDRADQTDELRAHGADVVVKDLADLLEEDA, from the coding sequence ATGTTGGGACTACCGGACACGATCACCGCGTGCCTGTTCGACCTGGACGGCGTGCTCACCACGACGGCCGAGCTGCACATGGAGGCGTGGAAGAAGGCGTTCGACGAGTTCCTGCGGGCACGCGACGGCGAGGGGTTCACACCGTTCACCGAGCACGACTACGCGGAGTACGTCGATGGCCGTCCTCGTGCGGACGGCGTTCGCGAGTTCCTCCGCTCGCGTGACATCACCCTGCCCGAGGGCACCCCGGACGACGCGCCGACCGAGCTCACCGTCAACGGCGTCGGCAACCGCAAGAACGAGTTCCTGGGCCAGGTGATCGCCGAACGCGGCGTGCAGCCCTTTCCCGGCTCGGTCCGATATCTCCGGGCCGTCCGCGACGCCGGGCTCGCAGTCGCCGTGGTGACCTCCTCCCGCAACGGCGAGACGGTGCTGGAGGCCGCCGGGCTCACCGACTACTACCAGGCGCTGGTGGACGGAAACGTGATCGCCGAGCGCGGCCTGAACGGCAAGCCGGCGCCGGACTCGTTCCTGGCCGGTGCGCAGGCGCTCGGGGCCAGGCCCGGCCAGGCGGCGGTCTTCGAGGATGCCCTGGCCGGCGTCCAGGCCGGGCGGGCCGGCGGCTTCGGCCACGTCGTCGGGGTCGACCGCGCCGACCAGACCGACGAGCTTCGCGCCCACGGCGCCGACGTCGTGGTGAAGGACCTCGCCGACCTACTGGAGGAGGACGCATGA
- a CDS encoding zinc-dependent alcohol dehydrogenase family protein yields MRAAVIHGKGDVRMEDRPDPAVRSASDAIVRVTASCVCGSDLWPYRGVVPTVEPHPIGHEFVGVVEEAGAEVTSVRPGDFVIAPFVASDGTCPACRDGITTSCDRLGSWGGEDADGLPVDGGQGEYVRVPEADGTLVALPEAPDEALLPGLLTLSDVMSTGHHAALAARVAPGRTVVVVGDGAVGLCGVIAARRLGAERVIAMSRHRSRQDLAKAFGATDIVAERGEEGAAKVRELLGGVLADSVLEAVGTKGSMEQAFAVTRPGGQIGYVGVPAGGAELPIRAMFSGNLNVAGGVAPARTYIPDLLPDVLSGAIEPGRVFDLTLDLEKTPEAYAAMDERRAVKVMLRP; encoded by the coding sequence ATGCGAGCTGCCGTCATTCACGGTAAGGGCGACGTCCGGATGGAGGACCGCCCCGACCCGGCCGTCCGCAGCGCGTCCGACGCGATCGTCAGGGTGACGGCGAGTTGCGTGTGCGGCTCGGACCTGTGGCCCTACCGGGGCGTCGTGCCCACCGTCGAGCCGCACCCGATCGGCCACGAGTTCGTCGGCGTTGTGGAGGAGGCCGGCGCCGAGGTCACCTCCGTGCGGCCGGGCGACTTCGTCATCGCGCCGTTCGTCGCCAGTGACGGCACCTGCCCGGCGTGCCGCGACGGGATCACCACGTCCTGTGACCGGCTCGGCTCGTGGGGCGGCGAGGACGCCGACGGCCTGCCGGTGGACGGCGGGCAGGGCGAGTACGTCCGCGTGCCCGAGGCCGACGGCACCCTGGTGGCTCTCCCCGAGGCGCCCGACGAGGCGCTGCTGCCCGGCCTGCTCACGCTGTCCGACGTGATGAGCACCGGTCACCACGCGGCGCTGGCCGCCCGGGTCGCGCCCGGCCGAACGGTCGTCGTGGTCGGCGACGGCGCGGTCGGCCTGTGCGGGGTGATCGCGGCCCGCCGGCTCGGCGCGGAGCGCGTGATCGCGATGTCCCGGCACCGGTCCCGGCAGGACCTGGCGAAGGCGTTCGGGGCCACCGACATCGTGGCCGAACGCGGCGAGGAGGGGGCCGCGAAGGTACGCGAACTGCTCGGCGGGGTGCTCGCCGACTCGGTGCTGGAGGCCGTCGGCACCAAGGGCTCGATGGAGCAGGCGTTCGCGGTGACCCGGCCCGGCGGCCAGATCGGCTACGTCGGGGTGCCCGCCGGTGGCGCGGAGCTGCCCATCCGGGCGATGTTCTCCGGCAACCTCAACGTCGCGGGCGGCGTGGCGCCGGCTCGTACGTACATCCCCGACCTCCTCCCCGACGTGCTGTCCGGCGCGATCGAGCCCGGGCGGGTGTTCGACCTCACGCTGGATCTGGAGAAGACGCCCGAGGCGTACGCCGCGATGGACGAACGCCGAGCTGTCAAGGTGATGTTGCGCCCCTGA